A region from the Candidatus Zixiibacteriota bacterium genome encodes:
- a CDS encoding GvpL/GvpF family gas vesicle protein, which yields TVDYTKIGRDAVARLLITHQKVIERIMDLGYTVLPMRIGTFAEDEAEVIDVLRKGYDLITSTMRKVVDKVEVDIVATWSDLTSIIKEVQEEKEIKEFREQLLANPKAMTVDDQMKAGLMVQKALDKKRECYAIRVRSELKAVSEAVREHDLMDDKMVANCAFLLEKLKQEEFDKTVEELNARFGEKLNFRCVGPLPPYSFYTLDVRRMQYEDLDWAKKRLGLGDFTTSERITKAYRKAAFSSHPDHNPDAPQAERELADATKAYEILTDYGQACEQRDSKDKYSFCKEDFEKNSILITVR from the coding sequence GACAGTGGACTACACAAAAATAGGCAGAGATGCCGTAGCGAGACTCCTGATAACACATCAGAAAGTCATTGAACGGATCATGGATTTAGGCTATACAGTTTTGCCTATGAGAATAGGGACATTTGCTGAAGATGAGGCCGAAGTCATCGATGTTCTTCGCAAAGGATACGATCTCATAACCAGTACTATGCGGAAAGTGGTCGATAAAGTAGAAGTCGACATAGTGGCTACCTGGAGTGACCTGACCTCGATCATAAAAGAGGTCCAGGAGGAGAAAGAAATCAAGGAGTTTAGAGAACAGCTCTTGGCGAATCCCAAGGCGATGACCGTAGATGACCAGATGAAGGCTGGATTGATGGTTCAAAAGGCCTTGGACAAGAAGAGAGAATGTTACGCCATCCGAGTACGGAGCGAGCTCAAGGCTGTTAGCGAGGCTGTCCGTGAGCATGACCTCATGGATGATAAGATGGTGGCGAACTGCGCCTTTCTGCTGGAGAAACTGAAACAAGAGGAGTTCGACAAGACCGTGGAAGAGTTGAATGCTCGATTTGGGGAAAAGCTGAACTTCAGATGCGTTGGACCGCTCCCACCATACAGTTTCTATACATTGGACGTGAGAAGGATGCAATACGAAGATTTGGATTGGGCTAAGAAAAGACTCGGATTGGGTGATTTCACAACCAGCGAGAGGATCACGAAAGCCTATCGCAAAGCCGCGTTCTCTTCCCACCCTGATCACAACCCGGATGCACCCCAAGCAGAAAGGGAGCTTGCTGATGCAACCAAGGCCTACGAGATACTTACTGATTATGGCCAGGCCTGCGAACAGCGGGACAGCAAGGACAAATACTCTTTCTGCAAGGAAGATTTTGAGAAGAATTCGATCCTGATCACCGTTAGGTGA
- a CDS encoding GvpL/GvpF family gas vesicle protein produces the protein MEKEGKYIYCIIESDTPQSFGATGIGGRGDEVHTVCSNGLAAEVSNSPIKKYPVSRENLLCHQRTVEEAMKTHTVLPVKFVTIAKDEQQVKMILEAEHDKFMDLFKKLDGKEELGLKAIFKEDVIYDKILGTYHDIKAAKEGIASLSPEERHHQLIEVGRQVEVALQKEREICAEAISSALVPLSVDMKVNDTYGSMMILNAAFLVEKCREGEFDEKVEELNQRFGDAVSFKYVGPVPACNFVNLVIEMEKYPNGISA, from the coding sequence ATGGAAAAAGAAGGTAAGTACATATACTGTATAATAGAGTCAGATACACCTCAGTCGTTCGGCGCAACAGGGATCGGTGGAAGAGGTGACGAAGTACACACCGTTTGCTCCAATGGATTGGCAGCAGAGGTGAGCAACTCCCCCATCAAGAAATATCCTGTCTCAAGAGAAAACTTGCTGTGTCATCAACGTACTGTCGAAGAGGCCATGAAGACTCATACAGTTTTGCCGGTTAAATTCGTTACTATTGCCAAAGATGAGCAGCAAGTAAAAATGATATTGGAAGCAGAACATGATAAATTTATGGATTTGTTCAAGAAACTCGATGGGAAAGAAGAACTAGGACTGAAGGCAATCTTCAAAGAGGATGTTATCTATGATAAGATCCTCGGAACATATCACGATATAAAGGCGGCGAAAGAGGGCATCGCATCACTCTCCCCTGAAGAGAGGCACCATCAATTGATAGAGGTCGGACGGCAGGTTGAAGTCGCTCTGCAAAAAGAGAGAGAGATTTGCGCAGAGGCTATTTCAAGTGCTCTTGTACCTCTATCAGTCGACATGAAGGTAAATGATACATACGGTAGTATGATGATTCTCAATGCTGCCTTCCTGGTGGAGAAGTGCAGAGAAGGAGAGTTTGACGAGAAGGTGGAGGAACTGAACCAGAGATTCGGCGACGCAGTATCATTTAAGTATGTTGGCCCGGTGCCTGCATGTAATTTTGTTAATCTTGTAATTGAGATGGAGAAATATCCGAATGGCATTTCTGCTTGA
- a CDS encoding gas vesicle protein GvpG, with amino-acid sequence MAFLLDDILLAPVNGVVWLGRKFNEVAQKEYSGQDCIKEQLMELQLRFEVDEIGEEEYGSREKELLERLDAINE; translated from the coding sequence ATGGCATTTCTGCTTGATGACATCTTGCTTGCGCCGGTAAACGGTGTAGTATGGCTGGGCCGGAAGTTTAACGAAGTCGCGCAAAAGGAATACTCCGGACAGGATTGCATTAAAGAGCAACTCATGGAACTGCAACTCAGGTTTGAAGTGGACGAGATTGGCGAGGAGGAATACGGCAGTCGGGAGAAGGAGCTCCTGGAGCGATTGGATGCTATCAACGAATAG